The Rhododendron vialii isolate Sample 1 chromosome 1a, ASM3025357v1 region TTAGAATTTTGCATAAATACTGATGTTCTTCATTTCTGACGTAAGACCTAACCTGAGCGTCGTAAGTTATCCTGCAGGCGTGAAACCGTCCCAAATTATCCTACAAGGAGCCTAGACAGAGATTCATTCCTTGTGCTTGGAGGTTTTCTTAGATCTATGGACCTGAGGGTTATAGATGATCTCCAAGAGTAGATTCATCTTTCTATGTCGGATTAAAGACCATTCCTTGAGATATCAAAGGCAATTGGAGAGCCTAAGGGTGATTCCAAAGTGAGGGTCATGCTTAAGAATTCGAGGTGACATTATTTAAAGTCCTTGGTTCAGTTTTAGAGGTGTGAGAGCTTGAGAATTTGTGAGGTCTACCAGGCATGAGAGCCGGCAAATGTCGACTCAGGAAGGGAAGCTTAGATAAAGATTAATAGGGTGTGGAATCACGGACTGGTTGTAAGATCTCTTGTAACGGAAATTGTGGTAATTCTTGTCTCTCTCTTGATTTGAGGTTTTCCATGTGTATATGTTTGTGTTGATGGCTTGTATTGTTGTGCACTCATTGAGTAATGATTCCTTGCAATTACTTGTGGATAGGTTTAATTGTGTTAGAAAATAGTAGAATTAGGTTTGCTTGGTTGATTTGGTAGATTAGTTGGTTAATTCACTAATTCTAGTTTATTGCTGATCTCTGGAGTAATTGGTAGTAGCAAATCAAAACCCATGATTCCGTATGAGGGTGGTTTTCATATTTTCTTAATGTCatcgttttctttttctttccttcacgAATTAAGCTCATGCCTAGTATTTCTCATAATCCAGCTGATGTTTCTGCAACCTATTTTTTCAGTCCATGGAATGGAATATGGCTTTGGAGCCCATGACTTCCCCATTAGTGGAGTATTTGAGGTGGAACCTAAAACCTGCCCTGGTTTCAGCTTCAAACGTTCCATTTCACTTGGTCATATAAATATGCCTCCATCTGAATTTAGGACATTTGTTGAGACGATGGCCTCCGAGTATCATGGGAATACCTATCACCTCATCTCCAAGAATTGCAACCATTTTACAGACGACATTGCGTGGAGACTGACTGGCAAACACATCCCTGGGTGGGTAAATAGGCTTGCCCGGCTAGGTATGTTGAGTTTTGCCCACCAAATAATGTTTCTTTTCATGTAATTCTTCTTCCGTTTCAAGTTTAGTAAAATGATAACACAGCCATGGAATATGGTACCCTACAAACCGTTCCATTTAAATTGAGTATTGTTCCTATCCAGTTCTAACTATCTATGGGGTATTAggtttcaagtttcaaaacttGAGATTTATACATGAAGGTTCATGTTTATAATTtctgagaaaaaagaaaaaaaaaaaacttcttggGGAGATCTCTGGTAATTGGAATGCATTTAGAATTTTAGATCATGCCTTTTTAAGTGGATCAAGACAACAGCATAGCTCATGACCCAAACCAGAGGAGGGCTGGCTTTTAAGTCAGTATCTTTTAGGTAGAAATTACTGTTATGTTCTTTCCTTGcacagaaagaagaaaaaggtttGAAGTGGATTTCTGCATATGCCAACTGTCTTTATGTTCCACGCCTATGAAGTAGATTGGATCAGTACTAGTCTCTCGATAAGGGTATTGGGATAAGTGCCGACACCCGTATCTGGATTGGAcccttggattttttttgctttacaaTGTTTGATCAAAAGGAAGATCACATTTGATTAAATAGGAAAACAAATTGGTCCCTGACTCCCTCACATGGATCTGAGATAGAAATCTTCTTTTATATCACTTAAAATCCCACACAATGGCAACTATATTACCAGGAAAATGTTGTACTTCATACAGTAGATTTTTATGTTGAGAGTGTATCCAtgtatccgtatccgtatccaaCTTTAGGATACTTGGATACATAGGCCCATATCCTAAGATCAAGGGTTTAGGGAGGTCCTAGGCTGGACACATGCCCACAATCCTCATAAGCGAGGCCGTGTGGCATAGATGACAATCTACTTTCTTATGCCAATGTCATCGTCACATAACTTGCAAACCGTAAAACTTGAcatgaattctaaaaaaaaggtTGTTTTCTTCCTAATTTCAGGGGCTTTATGCAGTTGTTTGCTCCCTGAAAGCCTTCAAGTAACTACTGTTAAACAGCTGCCCGAGTACCATACAGgtttgtgggggttttttttttgggcggtggggtttttttttttgcctgaATTTTGTGTCCCTGGACCGATCATCCCATCCTTATATTTCTTTATCTTCCATCTTTTTTCTCCTCTTATCACGTGTAGAAGAAGATGGGACTGAGTCTTCGTCCACTGCGACCCACGAGTCAGCAGCAGAAAGCGATGAAGATCAAGATAAGGGCCTCCTGTCACCTTCTGCTGGTAACTCAGATGTTACATTTATTAAGGAGAGATCCAAAGGTGATATTATTCTGCCTTCGGGAAATtgatgttttgatttttttgaatgggTGGAAGGGGGGAATTCTTCATTCGCCGGTCTTTCATAGCAAAGTTGCGAATCCTCCTCTCTCATGGCTTGTATGGATTGTTGTTAGGTCACTTCACTGTAACGTATTCCATTTCCTTTTCCACTTTTTGCGTCTTTATATAATTCAGGCGGGAACCGGGAGTGAAGGATCTAGAGATGGAAGGAAGTTGGTTGTATTGATGATGTAGAAATTTTGTACTATACTTCGAGCAATTGGAAATGACATCTCCATCGGCTATTCCATTGGAGTCTTTGTTTCAAGTTGTTTGTTTTGCGGTTGCGTGACGATCGTCTAGGTCAAGGTTTCTGCTAGTTTGTCTTGTGACCCTTGCTCTGATGACTGTGGTTATGCTATGTAGTAGTATCTTGAAATTCTTGTAATCTTAATTTACCGCTaatgaagatcttattattcgaGAGAAGTAACCCTCATTTCAGAATGACACTTTGTTTTGGACTGCATTTAATTTTATGGTTAGAATAATTCCATGTCATGCTCTTTGATTCTTCGGGCCACATGCGCGGGAATTCATTGAATGAGTTTAAAAGCCTTGACCGCAGATCCAGTGATCTTTGAAATTGGTCATAGCTTTTCAGATCTTTAAATCTTTTCTACCCATGTTCAGCAACTAGAGAACAATCTCAGACCAGAACACATGCCCATAAAAACGTCCAACTGCAGAAAATCTCATGCATATTTTGCTACTTTCAGCCATTTGCGTTCAAATTGAATGGCCCATAAAAACATCCAAGTGCATCTTGACAAACGATGTCACAGACAATCATCGGCTCCATCAATACAAAAGGTCCAAAGAGATCAGCGAACAAGGCCaacataaaaatcataaacGGAATTCCAGATTGGGGATTCAATGTAACATGTAGCTCACATCTAGAATATCGCGGTTGCAGCCTTCTAATATTTCCCCCCCAACTACTCTCGTCTTCATATTCTGCCAAATTACGAACGCCCTTCAAGTCCCAACTTTGAATTAAACCAAGTGCATAGATCATCCATCTCTTCAGGAGTCGTATAGTGGCCGAGCCTGCAGAGTTTGGAGGAAACAATCAAAGCTCATTATAAATTATACCAAATTTCTGAAAGGCAGTTTTTATCGGCAAATAccaaaactactcacccattaTAGACTTTGAATGTCACATCTCCAAATCCAGATGAGCTTAAAGCCTTTGCAGATCTCTCACCAAATTTAAAAGGAACCACATCATCGCCTGAAAAAGAGAGTACAAAAATAAACAGTGCATGTAGCAAATAAACCACCACTTACCATAGCCAAAGCTTGATGGAGCTCTGGGAAAGCAACAACAAACGAAAAAATGAGTATATTTTTTGCTATTCATTTACAAACAAGATGGTTGAAAGGAATAGTTAACTTATTCATCAATTCTTTGCTAAAGTGTGCCACGCCACAGACATGAAAATATCAGTCCTTCGACCTGATAATTCTAGAAAGAAAAACTCATCGAGGAAAACTAGGACAACTACTAAGCTCGTTAATAGTCCCGGCTGGTCCAGCAAAACCTAAATGACCATAAGTGTTCATTGCTCCCTCCAATCCTCATTATTAGACCTCTCCATTCTTGGATGTTCCAAAATGCAAGCCCTCTTAGAAAAGTCAcgagaaaattttgaatttttcaaaacataCAAACATAGACAAAAGTGGAAAACAAAGGGCAGAAATGGAAATAAACTCATTTGACTTTAAGCATTAATTTTATGTgccttaaaaagttggaatccACAAAAAAGGACACATTGTGGGATGTGGGCAGTATAATTTTAACTCATGTCTTAATTCATGCTGCAACAGCTATTCGTCACTCCGCACGAGACAGATGCTCTATCCAAAATATGCAAACAGGATTAACAAAATACATCCTACCCAAAGGAGATATTAGGAAACACTTTTGAGTACCTTTCCCATGACAAAGCAGAATAGGCAAGGATGCAGCTCGCCTTGCAGCCTCATCTTT contains the following coding sequences:
- the LOC131300696 gene encoding deSI-like protein At4g17486, translating into MGAETSSNSENGGGGGGTTANNETQVVLNVYDLTPLNKYTVWFGFGIFHSGIEVHGMEYGFGAHDFPISGVFEVEPKTCPGFSFKRSISLGHINMPPSEFRTFVETMASEYHGNTYHLISKNCNHFTDDIAWRLTGKHIPGWVNRLARLGALCSCLLPESLQVTTVKQLPEYHTEEDGTESSSTATHESAAESDEDQDKGLLSPSAGNSDVTFIKERSKGDIILPSGN